GGACGACAACCGAAAGTTTCGATTCAGTAGAGGCCCCCTTTTCGCCAATATCGTATTGGCAGATGAAATCAACCGTACGCCTCCTAAAACACAAGCTGCTCTGCTTGAGGCGATGCAAGAACGTTCTGTGACGGCGGCAGGTATTGCCCATAAACTTGAACTTCCTTTCTTCGTTTTGGCTACTCAAAACCCTATCGAACAAGAAGGTACTTATCCTCTACCAGAAGCGCAATTGGACCGTTTTATGTTCAATATCAAGTTGGATTACCCGAGTTTTGCGGAGGAAGTAGATGTGGTAAAAAGGACTACTACAAACCAAATAACAGATTTAAAGAAAATTGTTTCGGGAGACGAAATTCGTTTTTTCCAACAATTGATTCGTAAAATTCCTATTGCAGACAATGTATTGGAATATGCTGTTAGATTGGCAAGTAAAACTCGCCCAAATACCAAAGATGCCTCTCCTTCTGCAAACAATTATTTGTCTTGGGGAGCTGGCCCAAGAGCTTCTCAATACTTGGTAGTTGGAGCTAAATGTCATGCTGCTATCAATGGTAAATACTCTCCTGATATTGAAGATGTTCAAGCCGTGGCAGAAGCGATTCTTCGTCATCGTATTGTGAAAAACTACAAAGCCGAAGCTGAAGGCATTTCTATCGAAAGTATTATTGAAGGACTGTTATAGAGAATCTTATTTCTTAGAATAAGTTTTTTTACGCAGTTAAATGTCTTAGTTGTTCTTAGTTACATCTTTGTAATTTTCTACTTTTTACTGCTTCAAAATTGGCATATAGGCTATTCGCTTTTATCGTCATTAAAATGCCATATTACAAAACGAAATTAAAAAAATGCTTTTTTAGCAAATTGGTTTTTAGGATATTAGAAATAAATATACTGTTATGAAGATGAAGACTTATTGAA
The Chitinophagales bacterium genome window above contains:
- a CDS encoding AAA family ATPase, giving the protein MATYKSDVEAVDALAATYRNLRSEIGKIIVGQDDVVKKVLICIFCDGHSLLVGVPGLAKTLLVQTIANVLDLSFKRIQFTPDLMPSDITGAEILDDNRKFRFSRGPLFANIVLADEINRTPPKTQAALLEAMQERSVTAAGIAHKLELPFFVLATQNPIEQEGTYPLPEAQLDRFMFNIKLDYPSFAEEVDVVKRTTTNQITDLKKIVSGDEIRFFQQLIRKIPIADNVLEYAVRLASKTRPNTKDASPSANNYLSWGAGPRASQYLVVGAKCHAAINGKYSPDIEDVQAVAEAILRHRIVKNYKAEAEGISIESIIEGLL